The nucleotide sequence GTTACATTCGTCATCAAGGTGGCATTTCCAATTTTACTGATGACCCGTTGAAGGGATTTTGCCTGATTCCCGTGATTTTTGATCTCCTGCTGGTATTTATTGATAAGGAAAATGCAATTTGGAATACCAATAACAATAATAAGCGGTGGGATCAACGCTGTGAGAACCGTTATCTCATAATGCAACAAGCCAAGGATGCCAAAAGCCCACATTACCCCAATGATCACGGTTGCCATTGAAATTAAAGTCGCTCTAAACGATCTGAAAAAGAAAAAGAAGATCATGGAGGTTACCAACAATGCAGCCCCGATAAACATTCCTATTTCATCAATTATATTTTGTGAGTTTAAGGTTCGGATATAGGGCATGCCCGAAGTGTACACCTCAATTCCTGTCTGTTCTTCAAAATCTTCAATTAACGGAATGAGATCTTCAACGATAAAATCTTTTCGCGCTGCCGTATTTACAATGTCCTTTTTTAAATAGATCGCCGTGCGTACCGATTGTTTGTCCGGACTGTAAACTAATCCTTCATAAAAAGGAAGGTTGTTAAATAACTCATAGGAATATCTGTTGAGTTTTTTTTGAGTGAATACACTGTCCTTTATAAACGGTACTAATTGAAATCCTAAAGTGTCGGTTCGTTTTTCTAATTTCTGAAGATCTCCTACAGACAGTGTTAGATCGACTTCGGTGTTTGCGCCAATATCTTTCGAAAGAGTGGTCCAGGCAGTAAATTTTTCAGGGGTGAATAACGAAGAATCCTTAACGCCTATAACGATCAGGTTTCCTTCTTCACCGAACTCTTTTAGAAATTTTGTGTATTCCAGATTTACCTCATGATCGTCTGGCAGAAGGTTTGCTTCGGTATAGGTAAATCGCATATGCTTCCATTGTAACGCGAGAAGCACGGTAATTGCCGCAATAACAATGAGAATAGTAGTACGATTCCGCAAAATGAATCGGGCGACTGTGCTCCAAAATCCTATACTGAATAATTTATCCAAATCTAACTTCCTTTTGGCCCGGGCAAAGGTATGAATTCTCTTTAAGGAAGGATATAATTCGCTTTGCTTTTATTGAGCTAAAGCTTCAGATAAAAAGTAAATTTGAAAGAAATATTGTCTTCCGTATCGGGCAAATGATAAAACCCGTATCTGTATGCAAAACTAAGTCCGAACCCAAAAAGAAGTTTATTTAATTCAAACCCCGATTCAGAATAAACTTCGGTAAGTGTATTAAAAGGAATTCCTAAATGTTCTTCTGAATTCTGAAGGTCTCCCAAAGCATGACGTGTCACAAAAACAAGTTCGGGTTTAAATCGCTTCCCGAGGTTAAACCTACGCAAACTGTGTTTCACCTGAAGCGTTGTAAGTCGGTCTGAAAAGAATTCCCCGAAATACATGGTTTCAAAGCTACGTCTCCCGGCTACAGAAAAACGCTGAAAGATCTCATCCTTGGTTGGACTGTTGGGATAGGCATGAAATAGGTGCGTTAGGGGGACTTCACCGGTAGCAAAATTTCCTTCCAGCAAAATGTTGGTAGAGGATAGGTCTGTTCTTTTTATATAGTAATCGAGCTTTAGACCAAATTTTGTATACGTAAAATCGCTTCTCACTATTCCGGGAATACCCTGGGTTACTTGAGCACTTATTTTCGGAAATCCGTCAAAATATTCAATTCTTCCGTCTTCGGTAGTAAAAAAATTGGTTTTCGGACTTATACGAACAGACGCCGTAACTTCAGCGGTATTGTAACTGTCGTAAAAGATACCGTCATCCAAGAACCGATAATCTTCAATCTGATCAATTCGGGAGCGGGAAAATCGCAATTCAGAAAGAAATTTTGGGCTAAACTCATGCTGGATATTGGTTTGCCATGTTCGGTATTTATAAAATTGTGTCACATTAACCAGACGTGGTTCGAAAACTGAATACACTCGCGCGTCGGTTAAATAATTAAACGTTCCAATTTCCCGAATATCATCTATATAGGATACATTGATCCAGGTCTTGGTTTCGGCATTTAAACGCACACTTCCACCTAAACTGAATTTAATATCCTTATCCTTAAATCCGCGCGCAAAATAGCCGCCCAGTTTTACGTCATCGAAGAGCTTCTCATTGGTTAATCCGCCTACGCCCAATCTAATTCCTTCGTAATTGTTGTATTTTATTAGATATCTTAGATCGACATCAAAAAAGCCGATGGGATAAAATCCTGTACTTAACGGACTATCCTTCTTTTCGGTTCGGGTTGCGGTTGTATCTTGTTTGGTTTGAATTGCCGGCTCCTGCGCAAACACAGCTATTTCCAAAAGCAGAAATATTAATAAAAGTAAGTTGCGCATAGAGGGATGAGGTTCAAAATGTAAAATTAAAAACAAAGCGGCATATAGCCGCTTTATTTAGTATTGTTTAACGTAGTTTACGCTTAAACCTTCATTATTTCCGCTTCTTTTCGCTCAAATATTTCATCGATACGCTTAATGTGAGTGTCGGTCATGGTTTGAATATCGATCTCCAGATTTTTCTTCATATCTTCAGAAATGTCCAGTTCTTTGATCTCGTTATTAGCGTTCTTTCGGTCATTTCTAACCCCTATTTTTGCTTCTTCAGCTTCGGCTTTCGCTTGTTTGGCAAGATCTCTTCGACGTTCTTCGGTTAATGGTGGAACATTGATGATAACACTTTCGCCGTTATTCATCGGATTAAAACCCAGATTCGCTAAATGAATTCCTTTTTCAATTTCGGGAATTAATCCCTTCTCCCAGGGTTGTATGGAAATAGTCATCCCATCGGGAGTGTTTACGTTGGATACCTGATTTAACGGTGTTGGTGTTCCGTAATAATCGACCATTACTCCTGCAACCATAGAAGGAGTGGCTTTTCCTGCCCGGATGTTTACAAGTTTTTTTTCTAAATGCTGAAGCGCTTTACCCATGGCTTCCCGGGTACTGTCGATTATAAATTTAATTTCTTCTTCCATGTTATAAATTTTATAAGCGGGTTTTCAAAAATGATGCCACTGAAAATTATCTGAAGTATTTAAAGATTTACTTTGGTTCCAATCTTTTCACCAGATACCACCTTAATAAGGTTGCCTTTGGTGTTCATATCGAATACGATGATCGGAAGTGAATTCTCCTGGCTTAACGTAAAAGCCGTCGTATCCATAACTTTTAATCCTTTTTTTAGGACTTCATCAAAGCTAATAAAATCAAATTTAGTAGCTGCCGAATCTTTTTCGGGGTCGCCGGAATAGATTCCGTCAACTCGTGTACCTTTTAGGATAACATCGGCGCCAATTTCGATTGCCCGGAGTACTGC is from Constantimarinum furrinae and encodes:
- a CDS encoding DUF5686 family protein codes for the protein MRNLLLLIFLLLEIAVFAQEPAIQTKQDTTATRTEKKDSPLSTGFYPIGFFDVDLRYLIKYNNYEGIRLGVGGLTNEKLFDDVKLGGYFARGFKDKDIKFSLGGSVRLNAETKTWINVSYIDDIREIGTFNYLTDARVYSVFEPRLVNVTQFYKYRTWQTNIQHEFSPKFLSELRFSRSRIDQIEDYRFLDDGIFYDSYNTAEVTASVRISPKTNFFTTEDGRIEYFDGFPKISAQVTQGIPGIVRSDFTYTKFGLKLDYYIKRTDLSSTNILLEGNFATGEVPLTHLFHAYPNSPTKDEIFQRFSVAGRRSFETMYFGEFFSDRLTTLQVKHSLRRFNLGKRFKPELVFVTRHALGDLQNSEEHLGIPFNTLTEVYSESGFELNKLLFGFGLSFAYRYGFYHLPDTEDNISFKFTFYLKL
- the frr gene encoding ribosome recycling factor; amino-acid sequence: MEEEIKFIIDSTREAMGKALQHLEKKLVNIRAGKATPSMVAGVMVDYYGTPTPLNQVSNVNTPDGMTISIQPWEKGLIPEIEKGIHLANLGFNPMNNGESVIINVPPLTEERRRDLAKQAKAEAEEAKIGVRNDRKNANNEIKELDISEDMKKNLEIDIQTMTDTHIKRIDEIFERKEAEIMKV